CAAAATCCTTCTCCCGATACATTGGAATGGATGTTGGAGTACAATTTTCCATTGATTGATGAGATAGAAATTTACGGAAATCATCTTCCTTCCGGAATTCGTAGTATAACCGGTGATAGTTTTCCTTTTTCCGAAAGAAATGCGGATTACCGGAATGTGGTGTTTCCTCTTGTGGAAAAACCGAAGACTCAATCCGTTTATTACATACGGATCAAATCGGAGTCCACGATTCCCATCAGTTTGGAGGCTTGGTCTACTAAAGAATTGATCAGTAAAATGACAAAGGAACAGATTCTCTTCGGATTGTTCTACGGAATCCTGTCTGTCATGGCGATTTATAATTTCTCCATTTTTGTTTTTACCAGAGATTATAGTTATCTTTTTTACGTGATATTTATAACGTCCATTTCCTTATTTCATCTTTCTAACAACGGTTTTGCGTTCCAGTATTTATGGCCGAATTCTCTTTGGTGGGCAAACTATTGTCTTCCTTTCTTTATCTGTAGTTCCTGTTTTACAGGAATTTCTTTCGCCACCTATTTTCTGAATTTGAAAAAGCATGCTCCTTTATTTGCGAAATTACTGACATACTGGTTCGGAATTTTAGTCGCAGTGAGTATCGTTATTTTCTTTCTCCCTTATCGGATTGCGGTTTTGACTTCGATCGGTTTCGCCGTTCCCGCTGCCATCATTATGATCATAAGCGGTATCATTGCGCTTCTAAAAAGATCCAGAACGGCTAGGTTTTATCTGATCGCCTGGACTTTCTTTTTATTAGGATGTCTTTTGTTTTCTTTGAAAAGCCTGGGAATTCTTCCTGACAATCATGTCACCCGTTGGATGATTCAAATCGGGACGGCATTGGAATTGGTCCTTCTCTCTTTGGGACTTGCGGATCGTATCAATTATCTTTCCCGTACTTTAAGGGAAAATATCAGGGAACTATCCGGTAACAAAATTAGAATCGAAGAATCGGAAAAAAGATTTAAGGAAATTTTTCAAGGTTCGGAAGAAGTGATTTTTATGTTAAACGAGTCTTTCGAAATTTTGAATGCCAATAGATCTCTCTCCAGACATTTGGGATTTCGTTTGGATGACGTTAAAGGTAAAAAAATAACCCACTTACTTTATTCTACAAAAAAGAAAGCGGGCTTTAACGAATTGTACGTGAACGATAAATTCGATGAGTTGAACAAAACCAAGAAAGTCGTCCATTTCCAAACGGAGTTTGCTCAAAAATACGTGAAAGAACCGAAAGATATGAAGTGCAGCATTCAGTTTGTAGAATTGGAGGATACAAGGGAAATACTGGTTAAACTTTCTCCTCAGTATGAAGACACTCTTTCCAAACTGGTTGTTTCCGAAAGGATCGAATTTTCCATGAACAATTATCTGAGAAATGCGGAATTGATTTCTCAAAAGATTACATCCCAACTCGCACAACATATGGATTCTGTGGAACAAACGGAGGTAAGAACGGCGGTTCGGGAAATACTTATCAATGCGATAGAACATGGAAATTTAAACATCGGGTTCGAAGAAAAATCAAATGCACTTATAGAAGGAAATTATCTGGAGTTTTTGCAGAAACGTCAGGAAGACGCAAGATACAACCGCAAAAAAGTATTTATCAGCTATGTTCTGAACGAGGAATACGTCGCATATCGGATATTAGATGAAGGAAAAGGATTCGATCATCAGAAAGTTTTCTCCAAAACAATGGAAGAATTGAACGACGCGTTGGAACAACATGGCCGGGGAATCCTGATGACTCGTTCGGTATTTGACAGGGTGGAATACAATGATGCCGGAAACCAGGTGAGTTTGATCAAATATTTAAAGAAACCTAGCTAGTTTCGAACCCAATCCAATACCCACCATTCATTCCATTCCTGTTCAAACAACATTTTGCCGGGAAGATGGGATTGTAATAGGTCGACGAATGCGTCTTTTTTTTCCGTAATGATACCGGAAAAAATAAATCTAGGCGCTTTGATTTCTGCCAGTGAACGGATATTTTGTGATAAAACCGCGAATGTGA
The nucleotide sequence above comes from Leptospira kobayashii. Encoded proteins:
- a CDS encoding 7TM diverse intracellular signaling domain-containing protein, with protein sequence MKINLKNVFYSLVLVLFLPTVPIFSQAPLVLDHHMEGKTAWQNTLILEDTSASFSKDEIVSGKRDSEFSKLLSPNLGFSSSQFWIRLPVQNPSPDTLEWMLEYNFPLIDEIEIYGNHLPSGIRSITGDSFPFSERNADYRNVVFPLVEKPKTQSVYYIRIKSESTIPISLEAWSTKELISKMTKEQILFGLFYGILSVMAIYNFSIFVFTRDYSYLFYVIFITSISLFHLSNNGFAFQYLWPNSLWWANYCLPFFICSSCFTGISFATYFLNLKKHAPLFAKLLTYWFGILVAVSIVIFFLPYRIAVLTSIGFAVPAAIIMIISGIIALLKRSRTARFYLIAWTFFLLGCLLFSLKSLGILPDNHVTRWMIQIGTALELVLLSLGLADRINYLSRTLRENIRELSGNKIRIEESEKRFKEIFQGSEEVIFMLNESFEILNANRSLSRHLGFRLDDVKGKKITHLLYSTKKKAGFNELYVNDKFDELNKTKKVVHFQTEFAQKYVKEPKDMKCSIQFVELEDTREILVKLSPQYEDTLSKLVVSERIEFSMNNYLRNAELISQKITSQLAQHMDSVEQTEVRTAVREILINAIEHGNLNIGFEEKSNALIEGNYLEFLQKRQEDARYNRKKVFISYVLNEEYVAYRILDEGKGFDHQKVFSKTMEELNDALEQHGRGILMTRSVFDRVEYNDAGNQVSLIKYLKKPS